In Tenacibaculum pacificus, a single window of DNA contains:
- a CDS encoding AAA family ATPase, translated as MNGSYSEQKENENNFLLLIDEELELTNTESLEVIIEDLKMFLQYNGRSYKKEEILNFIILYIQNFLIIFSGLPGIGKTSLSNLLSEFFTHKNCYLKMPVSKGWNSRKVLLGYNNPINETYQFDEFGFVKKIISYNKTPINLPLNILLDEANLSPIEYYWSDFISLYDEDKDKRNLKLDLKSHNTLKIPNLMRFIATINNDHTTERLSPRLIDRAPIITLESDNTLTFDTVENINYQSKGFYDFKELEKLFNSKDVSLLSKEKEILGEIFKTLKNDGSILISRRKIKSITKYCNISRELMSKYTSNQYSHIDFAIAQFVLPQILGQGKSFEKMLDDLLELLIKYQLFKSSKIVKKIKEKGSGFQVFTFFN; from the coding sequence ATGAATGGTTCCTATTCTGAGCAAAAAGAAAATGAAAACAACTTTCTTTTATTAATTGATGAAGAACTAGAACTTACAAACACTGAATCATTAGAGGTAATTATAGAAGATTTAAAAATGTTCTTACAATATAACGGGAGGAGCTATAAAAAAGAAGAAATTTTAAATTTTATTATACTTTATATTCAGAATTTCTTAATAATTTTTTCAGGATTGCCAGGTATAGGTAAAACCTCTCTTTCAAATTTACTTTCAGAGTTTTTTACACACAAAAACTGTTATCTAAAAATGCCTGTTTCAAAAGGTTGGAATTCTAGAAAAGTTTTACTAGGATATAATAATCCTATAAATGAAACATATCAATTTGATGAATTTGGTTTTGTTAAAAAAATAATAAGCTATAATAAAACTCCAATAAATCTACCATTGAATATTTTATTAGACGAGGCTAATTTAAGTCCTATAGAGTATTATTGGTCTGATTTTATTTCTCTTTATGATGAAGATAAGGATAAACGAAATTTAAAATTAGATTTAAAATCGCATAATACTTTAAAAATTCCTAATTTAATGAGGTTTATAGCTACTATAAATAACGACCATACAACTGAAAGGCTTTCACCTAGATTAATAGATAGAGCTCCAATAATAACATTAGAAAGTGATAATACATTAACTTTTGATACCGTAGAAAACATTAATTATCAATCTAAAGGTTTTTATGATTTTAAAGAACTAGAAAAACTTTTTAATTCAAAAGATGTTAGTCTTTTATCAAAAGAAAAAGAAATTTTAGGAGAGATTTTTAAGACATTAAAAAATGATGGTTCAATTCTGATTAGTAGAAGAAAAATTAAATCAATCACTAAGTATTGTAATATTTCAAGAGAATTAATGTCTAAATATACATCTAATCAATACTCACATATAGATTTTGCTATTGCTCAATTTGTATTACCTCAAATATTAGGACAAGGTAAATCATTTGAAAAAATGCTTGATGACCTATTAGAATTGTTAATAAAATATCAATTATTTAAATCTAGTAAAATAGTAAAGAAAATAAAAGAGAAAGGAAGTGGTTTTCAAGTTTTCACCTTTTTTAACTAA
- a CDS encoding coiled-coil domain-containing protein encodes MEIKIFRLNKVLRELNISLDRAVEFLAKKGVKIEARPTAKITEKEYSILKEEFKPTQEKSTGVKIVGKIDLDSIPKSKKKPISNVKVDELIEPIINNYKTLLATRIVTNARTVGYVRPEYSFFNNFQIIQIDKVNVKEFFPNGGSVIVPYNFHSDIEDVFDENELFRIEYEETNSYDETKDSSPKYQSSGRGTSSISKLPLIINQDLNKVIEEGVISLPYKNHSFVFIKDNDKIFGPLAISSNFTEEDLYEDIDEDDDKLYEYKVQSLLTKNLGLSEDYQDVIHEFDTVDLKEYIVNKYYFNRSQRKEDSYITNIKHLLKEVKPVNLILNESNEKIIKIIEASFPEKEDESKLLKGGFNEINKLRYQKFLKIKAGSEKVFDFIKLNILPSYLQTDLGKEYVDSYINRNKEGVIQDKIEELKKEAEIKAKKDLEEIQSSIDSLKEEEKDLIISVDNNKEEKKKLEFDLQKLSNEKESIIESSKELASIEKSIIDKKQELKIVETFETLKNTIEENKSELDTSYNSIIELGNKKNTLEKQITELQKDLVKESKEDIEKKSGK; translated from the coding sequence ATGGAAATAAAAATTTTTAGATTAAATAAAGTTCTAAGAGAGCTAAATATATCACTCGATAGAGCTGTTGAGTTTCTAGCTAAAAAGGGGGTTAAAATTGAAGCTAGACCTACAGCAAAAATAACTGAGAAAGAGTACAGTATACTAAAAGAAGAGTTTAAACCTACCCAAGAAAAAAGTACAGGTGTAAAAATAGTTGGAAAAATTGATTTAGATTCTATACCTAAATCTAAGAAAAAACCAATTTCAAATGTTAAAGTTGATGAACTAATAGAACCTATAATTAACAACTATAAAACCTTATTAGCTACACGCATTGTAACAAATGCAAGAACTGTAGGTTATGTTAGACCTGAATATTCGTTCTTTAATAATTTTCAAATTATACAAATTGATAAAGTTAATGTTAAAGAGTTTTTTCCTAATGGAGGGAGTGTTATAGTTCCTTATAATTTTCATTCTGATATCGAAGATGTTTTTGATGAAAACGAATTATTCAGAATAGAATACGAAGAAACTAATAGTTATGATGAGACTAAAGATTCTAGTCCGAAATATCAATCTTCTGGAAGAGGAACTTCTAGTATCAGTAAATTACCATTGATAATTAATCAAGATTTAAATAAAGTTATAGAAGAAGGTGTTATATCTCTTCCTTACAAAAATCATTCGTTTGTTTTTATTAAGGATAATGACAAAATTTTTGGTCCATTAGCTATTAGTAGTAATTTTACCGAAGAGGATTTATATGAAGATATAGATGAAGATGACGACAAACTATATGAATATAAAGTCCAATCATTACTTACCAAAAACTTAGGATTAAGCGAAGATTATCAAGATGTAATCCATGAATTTGATACAGTTGACTTAAAAGAATATATAGTAAATAAATATTATTTTAATCGTAGTCAACGAAAAGAAGATTCTTATATCACAAATATAAAACATCTATTAAAAGAAGTTAAACCTGTTAATCTAATTCTAAATGAAAGTAATGAAAAAATTATAAAGATAATTGAAGCTTCATTTCCAGAAAAAGAAGATGAGAGTAAGTTATTAAAAGGAGGTTTTAATGAAATTAATAAACTAAGATATCAAAAATTTCTTAAAATAAAAGCGGGTTCAGAAAAAGTATTTGATTTTATTAAGCTCAACATCTTACCTAGTTATTTACAAACTGATTTAGGTAAAGAGTATGTAGATTCTTATATTAATAGAAATAAGGAAGGGGTAATACAAGATAAAATAGAAGAACTCAAAAAAGAGGCTGAAATAAAAGCTAAAAAAGATTTAGAAGAGATACAATCTTCTATAGATTCATTAAAAGAAGAAGAAAAAGATTTAATTATATCTGTTGATAATAATAAAGAAGAAAAAAAGAAGTTAGAATTTGATTTACAAAAGCTTTCAAACGAAAAAGAGAGTATTATTGAGAGTAGTAAAGAATTAGCTAGTATTGAAAAATCTATCATTGATAAAAAACAAGAGCTAAAAATAGTTGAAACATTCGAAACATTAAAAAATACGATTGAAGAGAATAAAAGTGAATTAGATACGTCTTATAACAGTATAATAGAACTAGGAAATAAGAAAAATACATTAGAAAAACAAATAACGGAGCTACAAAAAGATTTAGTTAAAGAATCGAAAGAAGATATTGAAAAAAAATCAGGGAAATAA
- a CDS encoding RecQ family ATP-dependent DNA helicase, with translation MKHIVFLLGVSDFRPSYKQLSFLKRTLPDVPIIALTATADKATQEDILAQLAVPNATKYVSSFNRENISLEVLPANDRVQQIIKFINKKPNDAGIIYCLSRKATEQLSSKLKQNNINAKAYHAGLNFEERAKNQEDFIKDDVQIICATVAFGMGIDKSNVRWVIHYNMPKNIEGYYQEIGRGGRDGLPAQALLFHSYADVIQLRQFIENGNNQELENAKLDRMKQFSEATVCRRKILLSYFGELIEKNCGNCDVCKNPVQFFDGTIIAQKALSAVYRLREKEGMGTVIDVLRGAKNAGVLDKNYQTLKTYGIGNDISWQHWQHYIIQLINQGYCQIAFHLKNNLQLTDFSKKVLFDGEKVQLTTPVEFKKEVKVAGVKRKKSTTKTTTGSLFEALRKLRTRIAKEEDIPAYLIFSDATLRALENERPQTDSAFLAISGVGNRKLEVYGGEFMEEIKKFIKHKKQGKKDTTLETYKLYKEGFTIDEIAEKRNLKSPTIFSHLSKLYLEGKDINLNKFISVDTLKLIANAKKVLKNEPTLKPYFEFLGEKVPYGEIRVGLTILQKNG, from the coding sequence ATGAAGCACATTGTATTTCTTCTTGGGGTCAGTGATTTTAGACCTTCTTATAAACAATTATCTTTTCTGAAAAGAACCTTACCCGATGTACCAATTATCGCTTTAACTGCTACTGCTGATAAAGCGACTCAAGAAGATATTTTAGCACAATTAGCTGTACCAAATGCAACTAAATATGTGAGTTCTTTTAATCGAGAAAACATCAGTTTAGAGGTTCTACCTGCAAATGATAGAGTACAACAGATTATTAAATTTATCAATAAAAAGCCAAATGATGCAGGAATTATTTATTGCTTAAGTCGAAAAGCAACCGAGCAATTATCGAGTAAATTAAAGCAAAATAATATCAATGCAAAAGCGTATCATGCAGGTTTAAATTTTGAAGAACGTGCAAAAAATCAAGAAGATTTTATTAAAGATGACGTGCAAATTATTTGTGCAACGGTTGCGTTTGGAATGGGAATCGATAAATCGAATGTACGTTGGGTAATTCATTATAATATGCCCAAAAATATTGAAGGATATTATCAGGAAATAGGGCGTGGAGGAAGAGACGGATTACCTGCTCAAGCTTTGCTTTTTCATAGTTATGCGGATGTAATTCAGTTGCGTCAATTTATTGAAAATGGAAATAATCAAGAATTAGAAAATGCGAAATTAGATCGTATGAAACAATTTTCTGAAGCAACCGTTTGTAGGCGAAAAATTCTGTTGAGTTATTTTGGCGAATTAATCGAAAAAAATTGTGGAAATTGTGATGTTTGTAAAAATCCAGTTCAGTTTTTTGATGGAACTATTATCGCTCAAAAAGCCCTTTCGGCTGTTTACAGATTGAGAGAAAAAGAAGGAATGGGAACTGTTATTGATGTACTTCGAGGTGCAAAAAACGCAGGAGTTTTAGATAAGAATTATCAAACTTTAAAAACCTACGGTATTGGAAATGATATTTCTTGGCAACATTGGCAACATTATATTATTCAGTTGATAAATCAAGGATATTGTCAGATAGCTTTTCATTTAAAAAATAATTTACAACTAACTGATTTTTCTAAAAAAGTTCTTTTTGATGGTGAAAAAGTTCAATTAACAACTCCTGTTGAGTTCAAAAAAGAAGTAAAAGTAGCAGGTGTAAAAAGGAAAAAATCAACAACAAAAACTACAACTGGTAGTTTATTTGAAGCTTTACGAAAATTACGTACTCGTATTGCAAAAGAAGAAGATATTCCTGCTTATTTGATTTTTAGTGATGCCACATTACGAGCCTTAGAAAATGAACGTCCGCAAACAGATTCGGCATTTTTAGCCATTAGTGGTGTAGGAAATCGAAAGTTAGAAGTGTACGGAGGTGAATTTATGGAAGAAATTAAAAAATTTATCAAACATAAAAAACAAGGTAAAAAAGATACGACTTTAGAAACCTATAAATTATACAAAGAAGGTTTTACAATTGATGAAATAGCGGAGAAACGAAATTTAAAATCACCAACAATATTTTCTCATTTATCAAAATTATATTTGGAAGGAAAAGATATTAATCTAAATAAATTTATCTCTGTAGATACCTTAAAATTAATAGCAAATGCTAAAAAAGTTTTAAAAAATGAACCAACGTTAAAACCATATTTCGAGTTTTTAGGAGAAAAAGTTCCGTATGGAGAAATAAGAGTTGGGTTAACGATTTTACAAAAAAATGGTTAG
- a CDS encoding DEAD/DEAH box helicase, with product MIQLTEQDLLAKLKTNFGYDSFRLQQKAIIENVLAKKDTLVIMPTGGGKSICFQLPALFFEGITLVISPLIALMKDQVDSLKANGIPATYYNSSQSSEEQKAVFDAVINKKVKLLYVAPESLALLQNLLNQQYISCVAIDEAHCISSWGQ from the coding sequence ATGATACAGCTAACAGAACAAGATTTACTAGCAAAATTAAAAACTAATTTTGGATACGACAGTTTTCGGTTACAGCAAAAAGCAATTATTGAAAATGTTTTAGCTAAAAAAGATACCTTAGTAATAATGCCAACAGGAGGAGGGAAATCTATTTGTTTTCAGTTGCCTGCATTATTTTTTGAAGGAATTACTTTGGTAATATCGCCATTAATTGCGCTGATGAAAGATCAGGTTGATAGTTTAAAAGCCAACGGAATACCTGCAACGTATTATAATAGTAGTCAATCTTCGGAAGAGCAAAAAGCCGTTTTTGATGCGGTTATCAATAAAAAAGTGAAGCTTTTATACGTTGCTCCTGAGAGTTTAGCATTGCTTCAAAACTTATTAAATCAGCAATATATTAGTTGTGTTGCTATTGATGAAGCACATTGTATTTCTTCTTGGGGTCAGTGA
- the trpA gene encoding tryptophan synthase subunit alpha, with amino-acid sequence MKLLKEIFQEKKNLLSIFFTAGFPKLDDTTKIIHDLSENGVDFIEVGLPYSDPLADGTTIQDSSHRALQNGMNLDVVFEQLKSVKDTNKTPLVLMGYLNQLIKYGENKFCQAVQDCGMKTVIFPDLPMIEYENHYKALFEKYGITNVFLITPHTSEERIRKIDALTDAFIYVVASASITGAKGEISTEQIDYFKRIEAMNLKSKLVVGFGISDNKTFTTACNYADGAIIGSAFIKDLDKNGVEGISNFVSTVINA; translated from the coding sequence ATGAAATTATTAAAAGAAATATTTCAAGAAAAAAAGAATTTACTTTCTATATTTTTTACAGCAGGTTTTCCAAAGTTAGATGATACCACCAAAATTATACACGATTTAAGTGAAAATGGTGTCGATTTTATAGAAGTTGGTTTACCATATTCTGACCCTTTAGCAGATGGAACTACAATACAAGATAGTAGTCATAGAGCTTTGCAAAATGGAATGAATTTAGATGTTGTTTTTGAGCAACTAAAATCAGTTAAAGATACCAATAAAACGCCATTGGTTTTAATGGGATATTTGAATCAGCTTATTAAATATGGTGAAAATAAATTTTGTCAAGCAGTACAAGATTGCGGTATGAAAACTGTTATTTTTCCTGATTTACCAATGATTGAATATGAAAATCATTATAAAGCGTTGTTCGAAAAATACGGAATTACTAATGTGTTTTTAATTACGCCTCATACATCTGAAGAACGTATTCGAAAAATTGATGCACTTACTGATGCTTTTATTTATGTAGTTGCTTCGGCATCTATTACAGGAGCAAAAGGAGAAATATCAACAGAACAAATTGATTACTTTAAGCGAATTGAAGCAATGAATTTAAAAAGTAAATTAGTAGTCGGTTTTGGTATATCAGACAATAAAACATTTACAACAGCTTGTAATTATGCCGATGGTGCAATTATTGGTTCTGCTTTTATTAAAGATTTAGATAAAAATGGCGTTGAAGGAATTTCTAATTTTGTTAGTACTGTTATCAATGCTTAA
- the trpB gene encoding tryptophan synthase subunit beta codes for MKYQPTKEGYYGQFGGAFIPELLHPNVLELEDNYIKIIESKEFQDEYKALLKDYVGRPTPLYLAERLSEKYGATIYLKREDLNHTGAHKVNNTVGQILIAKKLGKTKIIAETGAGQHGVATATVCALMGLECIVFMGEKDIARQAPNVARMKMLGAKVVPALSGSKTLKDATNEAIRYWIQHPDSYYLIGSVVGPAPYPDMVARLQAIISEEMKWQLKEKTGKENPDTIIACVGGGSNAAGAFYHYLEDEEVGLVAVEAGGLGVDSGESAATSQLGQVGVIHGSKTILMQDEYGQITEPYSISAGLDYPGVGPLHAFLHETKRAQFLNATDDEALEAAFELTKLEGIIPALETAHALAVLSKIDLKKDQVIIINLSGRGDKDLETYMKHLKE; via the coding sequence ATGAAATATCAACCAACTAAAGAAGGATATTACGGGCAATTCGGTGGTGCATTTATTCCTGAATTATTACATCCAAACGTACTAGAATTAGAAGATAATTATATTAAAATTATCGAATCTAAAGAGTTTCAAGACGAATATAAAGCTTTATTAAAAGATTATGTTGGACGTCCTACTCCGTTGTATTTGGCAGAAAGATTATCAGAAAAATATGGTGCTACTATTTATTTAAAACGTGAAGATTTAAATCATACAGGAGCACACAAAGTAAACAATACTGTTGGGCAAATTTTAATAGCAAAAAAGCTAGGTAAAACAAAAATTATAGCAGAAACAGGTGCTGGGCAACATGGTGTTGCAACGGCTACAGTTTGTGCTTTAATGGGCTTAGAGTGTATTGTTTTTATGGGAGAAAAAGACATTGCTAGGCAAGCGCCCAATGTTGCCCGAATGAAAATGTTAGGAGCTAAAGTTGTACCTGCATTAAGCGGAAGTAAAACCTTAAAAGATGCTACAAACGAAGCAATTCGTTATTGGATTCAGCATCCAGATAGTTATTATTTAATTGGTTCTGTTGTTGGTCCTGCTCCGTATCCTGATATGGTAGCACGTTTACAAGCTATTATTTCAGAAGAAATGAAATGGCAACTAAAAGAAAAAACAGGAAAAGAAAACCCTGATACAATTATTGCTTGTGTTGGAGGTGGTTCTAATGCTGCGGGTGCTTTTTATCATTATTTAGAAGATGAAGAAGTAGGTTTAGTAGCAGTAGAAGCTGGTGGTTTAGGAGTTGATTCTGGTGAAAGTGCAGCAACATCTCAATTAGGACAAGTTGGTGTAATTCATGGAAGTAAAACTATTTTAATGCAAGATGAATACGGACAAATTACAGAGCCATATTCTATTTCTGCAGGATTAGATTATCCTGGAGTTGGTCCTTTACATGCATTTTTACACGAAACAAAACGTGCACAGTTTTTAAATGCAACAGATGATGAAGCTTTAGAAGCTGCTTTTGAATTAACCAAATTAGAAGGAATTATTCCTGCTTTAGAAACAGCACATGCATTGGCCGTTTTATCTAAAATAGATTTGAAAAAAGACCAAGTAATTATTATAAACTTATCTGGAAGAGGTGATAAGGATTTAGAAACGTATATGAAGCATTTAAAAGAGTAA
- a CDS encoding phosphoribosylanthranilate isomerase: MKLKVCGMKYVENIQQVAALQPDYLGFIFYEKSKRNFEGIIPDLPKEIKKVGVFVNEIPEIVVSLTEEYGLNTLQLHGDESPEYVERLRIIFEESIAEKKQHLKYKIPELIKVFGIKDSFDFEVLKPYESLVDFFLFDTKGKERGGNGITFDWSVLQKYNLTKPFFLSGGIGLEEVSEIKKLRVLNLPIYALDVNSKFEIEAGLKSVKDITKFKKTSMFFKPVRNTK; encoded by the coding sequence ATGAAATTGAAAGTTTGTGGAATGAAATATGTAGAAAATATCCAACAAGTTGCAGCATTGCAACCTGATTATTTAGGATTTATTTTCTATGAGAAATCAAAAAGAAATTTTGAAGGAATTATTCCAGATTTACCTAAAGAGATAAAAAAAGTAGGTGTTTTTGTGAATGAAATTCCAGAAATTGTAGTTTCATTAACTGAAGAATATGGTTTAAATACGTTGCAATTACATGGCGATGAATCTCCAGAATATGTAGAGCGTTTAAGAATCATTTTTGAAGAAAGTATTGCTGAAAAAAAGCAACATCTTAAATATAAAATTCCAGAATTGATAAAAGTATTTGGAATTAAAGATAGTTTCGATTTTGAAGTTTTAAAACCATACGAATCATTAGTTGATTTCTTTTTATTCGATACTAAAGGAAAAGAACGAGGAGGAAACGGAATTACTTTTGATTGGTCTGTTCTTCAGAAATATAATTTAACAAAACCATTTTTTTTAAGTGGCGGAATTGGATTAGAAGAAGTATCAGAAATTAAAAAATTACGCGTATTAAATTTACCAATTTATGCTTTAGATGTAAATAGTAAATTTGAAATTGAAGCTGGTTTAAAATCAGTAAAAGATATAACAAAATTTAAAAAAACCTCAATGTTTTTTAAACCCGTGAGGAATACTAAATAG
- the trpC gene encoding indole-3-glycerol phosphate synthase TrpC, with the protein MTILDKIIAFKKTEVAKIKAEVPVSKLVKSPNFKNAPFSLKKSLLTVGSTGIIAEYKRKSPSKGIINDTSTILEVTEGYLNANVAAQSILTDTSFFGGTMADLLEARTVNQQIPILRKDFIVDGFQIVEAKAIGADVILLIAACLTKQELKNYGQLATDLGLEVLYEIHTQEDLDKIGDLDNKIIGINNRNLKTFEVDLEHSINLAGQIPDTAIKVSESGISDPRIITGLKEHGFQGFLIGENFMKTKNPGEACKDFIAQIR; encoded by the coding sequence ATGACAATATTAGATAAAATAATTGCCTTTAAGAAAACAGAAGTTGCTAAAATTAAAGCAGAAGTTCCTGTTAGTAAATTGGTAAAGAGCCCAAATTTTAAAAATGCCCCTTTTTCATTAAAAAAGTCATTATTAACAGTAGGTTCAACAGGAATTATTGCCGAATATAAACGTAAATCTCCATCAAAAGGAATTATTAACGATACCTCTACAATATTAGAAGTAACCGAAGGATATTTAAATGCCAATGTTGCTGCTCAATCTATTTTAACAGATACTTCTTTTTTTGGCGGAACAATGGCAGATTTGTTAGAAGCTAGAACTGTAAATCAGCAAATACCAATTTTAAGAAAAGATTTTATTGTTGATGGTTTTCAAATTGTTGAAGCAAAAGCAATAGGAGCAGATGTTATATTGTTAATTGCGGCTTGTTTAACAAAACAAGAACTTAAAAATTATGGACAATTAGCAACCGATTTAGGTTTAGAAGTTTTATATGAAATCCACACACAAGAAGATTTAGATAAAATTGGTGATTTGGATAATAAAATTATCGGAATTAATAATAGAAATTTAAAAACTTTTGAAGTTGATTTAGAACATTCTATCAACTTAGCTGGACAAATTCCTGATACCGCAATTAAGGTTTCAGAAAGTGGAATTTCAGATCCAAGGATTATTACAGGATTAAAAGAACATGGTTTTCAAGGGTTTTTAATAGGAGAAAATTTTATGAAAACAAAAAATCCTGGAGAAGCTTGTAAAGATTTTATCGCTCAAATAAGATAA
- the trpD gene encoding anthranilate phosphoribosyltransferase, which produces MKEILNNLYQHKRLTKLEAKQVLIDIASGKFNEAHLASFMTVFMMRPISVDELAGFRNALIELAIKVDFSEYNTIDIVGTGGDGKDTFNISTMTSFVVAGTGQKVAKHGNYSVSSQSGSSDMLESFGYQFTNDEAILKSHLEKANICFLHAPKFHPAMKAVSATRKELALKTFFNMLGPLVNPSSPKNQLLGTFNLEVARLYNYILQEEGTNYGIVHALDGYDEISLTSGFKLFTKNGEQLINPEDLGQKRLQQSDVFGGKSVADAAKIFKNIIEGNGTEAQNSVVLTNAAFALKIVDDKKSFEQAYQEAKDSLLGLKAKECLVKLIA; this is translated from the coding sequence ATGAAAGAAATTTTAAATAATTTATATCAACATAAAAGATTAACAAAACTTGAAGCAAAACAGGTTTTAATTGATATTGCTTCAGGAAAATTTAACGAAGCACATTTAGCATCATTTATGACTGTTTTTATGATGCGTCCAATTTCTGTTGATGAGCTTGCAGGTTTTAGAAATGCGTTAATTGAATTGGCTATAAAAGTTGATTTTTCAGAATATAATACTATTGATATTGTAGGAACTGGTGGCGATGGAAAAGATACGTTCAATATATCTACAATGACCTCTTTTGTAGTTGCAGGAACAGGACAAAAAGTAGCAAAACATGGAAATTATTCCGTATCTTCTCAATCAGGCTCTTCTGATATGTTAGAAAGTTTCGGATATCAATTTACAAATGATGAAGCTATTTTAAAATCGCACTTAGAAAAAGCAAATATTTGTTTTTTACACGCGCCAAAATTTCATCCAGCAATGAAAGCGGTGAGCGCAACAAGAAAAGAATTAGCGTTAAAAACGTTTTTTAATATGTTGGGTCCTTTGGTAAATCCGAGTTCACCAAAAAATCAATTATTAGGAACGTTTAATTTAGAAGTTGCACGTTTGTACAATTATATTTTGCAAGAAGAAGGAACTAATTACGGAATTGTACACGCACTTGATGGTTATGATGAAATTTCATTAACAAGCGGATTTAAGTTATTCACTAAAAATGGAGAACAATTAATTAATCCAGAAGATTTAGGACAAAAAAGATTACAACAATCAGATGTTTTTGGAGGTAAATCGGTTGCTGATGCAGCTAAAATATTCAAAAATATTATTGAAGGAAACGGTACTGAAGCACAAAATAGTGTTGTGTTAACAAATGCTGCATTTGCTTTAAAAATTGTTGATGATAAAAAGAGTTTTGAACAAGCGTATCAAGAAGCAAAAGATTCTTTATTAGGATTGAAAGCAAAAGAATGTTTAGTCAAATTAATAGCATAA
- a CDS encoding anthranilate synthase component II, which yields MKILILDNYDSFTYNLVHMVEDITGNLPDVYRNDEISVTEIDRYDVIILSPGPGIPDEAGILKDVIKQYAGKKPIFGVCLGLQAITEVFGGAIENMGEVFHGVATEMEIIKKDAVIFKDIPTKFKAARYHSWTASHDNFPSELMITAKDEQGGVQAIQHKEFNISAVQFHPESILTDVGEQLVRNFLNNVKK from the coding sequence ATGAAAATATTAATACTAGATAATTACGATTCGTTTACCTACAATTTGGTACACATGGTAGAAGATATTACAGGTAATTTGCCAGACGTATATAGAAACGATGAAATTTCGGTTACAGAAATTGACAGATATGACGTTATTATTTTATCACCAGGTCCAGGAATTCCTGACGAAGCAGGTATTTTAAAAGACGTTATAAAACAATACGCAGGTAAAAAACCTATTTTTGGAGTTTGTTTAGGTTTACAAGCAATAACAGAAGTTTTTGGCGGAGCAATAGAAAACATGGGAGAAGTATTTCATGGTGTTGCTACAGAAATGGAAATCATCAAAAAAGATGCAGTTATTTTTAAAGATATTCCAACTAAATTTAAAGCAGCAAGATATCATTCTTGGACAGCCTCTCACGATAATTTTCCATCAGAATTAATGATTACGGCAAAAGATGAGCAAGGAGGAGTTCAAGCAATTCAGCATAAAGAATTTAATATATCGGCAGTTCAATTTCACCCAGAATCAATATTAACAGATGTAGGTGAACAACTTGTTAGAAATTTTTTAAACAACGTTAAAAAATAA